In the genome of Cyanobium sp. ATX 6F1, one region contains:
- a CDS encoding type II toxin-antitoxin system VapB family antitoxin, which yields MRTTVTLDDQLLAQASELSGIPERTQLLKQALQALIERESARRLALLGGTEPELKPIPRRRPARP from the coding sequence ATGCGCACCACCGTCACCCTGGACGATCAGTTGCTGGCCCAGGCCAGTGAACTCTCGGGAATTCCCGAACGCACCCAGCTGCTCAAGCAGGCCCTCCAGGCCCTGATCGAGCGGGAGAGTGCCCGGCGTCTGGCCTTGCTCGGCGGCACGGAGCCCGAGCTGAAGCCGATCCCGAGGCGCCGCCCGGCCCGGCCGTGA
- a CDS encoding type II toxin-antitoxin system VapC family toxin — MILADTSLWVDHLRGAHGPLSVALSDQQVLIHPFVLGELACGNLRHRASILRLLQALPAAAVASDLEVMQVIDTHQLMGRGIGYIEAHLISSTMLSRASLWTQDRRLAAVAEALGIRFQAP; from the coding sequence GTGATCCTTGCGGACACCTCGCTCTGGGTGGATCACCTGCGCGGCGCCCATGGGCCGCTCTCCGTGGCGCTCAGCGATCAACAGGTGCTGATCCACCCCTTCGTGCTTGGCGAGCTGGCCTGCGGAAACCTGCGCCATCGGGCCTCGATCCTGCGCCTGCTGCAAGCCCTCCCGGCCGCGGCCGTGGCCAGTGACCTGGAAGTGATGCAGGTGATCGATACGCACCAGCTGATGGGGCGGGGCATCGGCTACATCGAGGCCCACCTGATCAGCTCAACCATGCTGAGCCGGGCCAGCCTCTGGACCCAGGACCGGCGTCTGGCCGCGGTGGCCGAAGCGCTGGGGATCCGTTTCCAGGCCCCTTAA
- a CDS encoding phage holin family protein, whose product MSTTNRVTAIVASVMDLHVRIALQEVDREKRRLIAGALLLSGGLVLVLLSLIAAETALLLWFHSAKGLDWTTAALVVGAINLVAAGLFLRIGGQLTKGPYLPDTIAGLSKTTRAVLGRD is encoded by the coding sequence ATGAGCACCACCAACCGGGTCACGGCGATCGTCGCCTCGGTGATGGATCTGCACGTGCGCATCGCCCTGCAGGAAGTCGACCGGGAGAAGCGGCGATTGATCGCGGGCGCTCTGCTGCTCAGCGGCGGTCTGGTGCTGGTGCTGCTGTCGCTGATCGCCGCCGAAACCGCCCTGTTGCTCTGGTTCCACAGCGCCAAGGGCCTGGATTGGACCACGGCGGCCCTGGTGGTGGGGGCGATCAATCTGGTGGCTGCGGGCCTGTTCCTGCGCATCGGCGGCCAGCTCACCAAAGGGCCCTACCTGCCCGATACGATCGCCGGCCTCAGCAAGACCACCCGGGCTGTGCTGGGGCGGGATTAA
- a CDS encoding glycine zipper domain-containing protein, translated as MTSDSPSGSHDRFRERFETLLPTIQKEWPQVARDTLEATRGSFDEVVSVITEKTGRTAHGVQEQLLELLHRAGDQTRQLADSLEPLERQLENLLDELNTSLRPKIEKPVREKPLLALGIAAGVGLLTGLLLASGRRSR; from the coding sequence ATGACCTCCGATTCCCCATCGGGCAGCCACGACCGCTTCCGCGAGCGCTTCGAAACCCTGCTGCCCACGATTCAGAAGGAATGGCCCCAGGTGGCCCGCGACACCCTTGAGGCCACCCGGGGCAGCTTCGATGAGGTGGTCTCGGTGATCACCGAAAAGACCGGCCGCACCGCCCACGGGGTGCAGGAGCAGCTGCTGGAGCTGCTGCACAGGGCCGGCGATCAGACCCGTCAGCTGGCCGACAGCCTCGAGCCCCTGGAGCGGCAGCTGGAGAACCTGCTCGATGAGCTCAACACCAGCCTGCGGCCCAAGATCGAGAAGCCCGTGCGGGAGAAGCCCCTGCTGGCCCTGGGCATCGCCGCCGGCGTCGGCCTGCTCACCGGTCTGCTGCTGGCCTCGGGCCGCCGCTCCCGATGA